From Ficedula albicollis isolate OC2 chromosome 5, FicAlb1.5, whole genome shotgun sequence, one genomic window encodes:
- the LOC107603685 gene encoding inositol 1,4,5-trisphosphate receptor-interacting protein-like 1 has protein sequence MRRWRKSMLLAEDKHNANEEDDGHNVQSNHGSLLEERIQLPVLDLDKGCSVITDLMDKLTHVFGQGFSNGFYPVPQQAIGAGSPFEAWSPLAQDLVYCVLVPLSAPPGHAFHLELDAAGVLQRNCRVPVELLCTCTREQLGEDMLCFLHHSEEELRRKQDPSLLHTLCTGTYLDVEKTVHWFYRSVRATWLLLPQSRHWRLMLQPSGRSCKFQLSKDQESFMVEVISGVRQGDSDIFVGRQPTEAGIPSTTWLETYAMAEAKFFRHVSTQAPRDSWHCKCLQLLSCILTGVGFSSYALKTVVMHLLSITQWCRKDFWRRMTDTLKYLRCSLDTKQLNHFVIGNERFPTEISLPSDFRVAEAPNLFQHPSQQSRCPHEGHAGVRSSARSAQTNALLSC, from the coding sequence ATGAGAAGGTGGAGGAAGTCAATGCTGCTGGCAGAAGACAAACACAATGCAAACGAAGAAGACGATGGCCACAATGTCCAAAGCAACCATGGAAGCCTTTTGGAGGAGCGCATACAGTTGCCTGTTCTGGACCTGGACAAAGGTTGCTCCGTCATAACGGACCTGATGGACAAACTCACACACGTCTTTGGACAAGGCTTTTCCAACGGCTTCTACCCGGTGCCACAACAAGCCATCGGAGCGGGCAGCCCCTTTGAAGCCTGGAGTCCCCTCGCACAGGACCTTGTGTACTGTGTGCTGGTACCACTGAGTGCCCCTCCAGGACATGCCTTCCACCTGGAGCTGGACGCTGCAGGGGTGCTCCAGAGGAACTGCCGTGtccctgtggagctgctgtgcacctGCAcgagggagcagctgggggaggacATGCTGTGTTTCCTCCACCACTCTGAGGAGGAGCTGAGAAGGAAACAGGACCCCAGCCTCCTGCACACCCTCTGCACTGGCACCTATCTAGATGTGGAGAAAACTGTCCACTGGTTCTATCGATCCGTGAGAGCAACCTGGCTGCTTCTGCCTCAGTCGCGCCATTGGCGTTTAATGTTGCAGCCCTCCGGCCGCTCCTGTAAATTTCAGCTAAGTAAAGACCAGGAAAGCTTCATGGTTGAGGTCATCTCTGGAGTGCGGCAAGGAGACTCGGATATCTTTGTGGGCAGACAGCCTACAGAAGCAGGCATCCCAAGCACAACATGGCTGGAGACTTACGCCATGGCAGAGGCAAAATTCTTCAGGCACGTTTCCACGCAGGCCCCTCGTGACAGCTGGCACTGCaagtgcctgcagctcctcagctgcatCCTGACGGGTGTAGGTTTCTCCAGCTACGCCCTGAAGACGGTTGTGATGCACCTCCTGAGCATCACACAGTGGTGCAGGAAGGATTTCTGGCGGCGAATGACGGACACCCTCAAGTACCTCCGCTGCTCACTGGACACAAAACAACTCAACCACTTTGTAATAGGCAACGAGAGGTTTCCTACGGAGATCAGTTTGCCCTCCGACTTCCGCGTGGCTGAAGCACCCAACCTCTTCCAGCACCCCAGCCAGCAATCCCGATGCCCACATGAAGGCCATGCAGGAGTACGTTCATCTGCTAGATCAGCTCAAACAAATGCTCTTCTAAGCTGTTGA